The sequence below is a genomic window from Micromonospora aurantiaca ATCC 27029.
GTGCCGCTGCCGCGTACGGTGAACGCGCGGTCCACCCAGAGCCGTACCGGGGCGTCCCGGGCCGGGTCGGGCAGCCGGGCGGTCAGGCGGTCCAGCGCGGCGCGCAGCTCGGGGAGACCGGCGCCGGTGACCGCGGAGACCGGCACCGCCTCCACAGCGCCCAGCGACGTGGCGGCGATCTCTGCGAGGGCCCGCGCCGCCGCCGGCCCGGGGTCGGCCAGGTCCGCGCGGGTGACCGCGAGCAGCCCGTACGACACACCCAGTGCGTGCAGCGCGGCCAGGTGCTCGGCGGACTGCGGCATCCAGCCCTCGTCGGCGGCCACGACGATCAGCGCGGCCGGGACCGGGCCGATGCCGGCGAGCATGTTCGGCACGAACCGCTCGTGCCCCGGTACGTCGACGAAGGCGAGGGTGCCGCCCGACGGCAGTGTGGTCCAGGCGAAGCCGAGGTCGATGGTCATGCCCCGGCGGCGTTCCTCCGCCCACCGGTCCGGTTCCATCCCGGTCAGCGCGCGCACCAGCGTGGACTTGCCGTGGTCGACGTGCCCGGCGGTCGCCACCACCCACATGCCGGTCAGTCCCCCACGCTCAGCACGGCCGCGCGGACCCGGTCGTCGGCGCTCTCCGGCACGGCGCGCAGGTCCAGCAGGAGCCGGCCGTGCAGCACCCGGCCGAGGATCGCCGGGTCGCCGGTGCGCAGCGGCTCGGCGTACCGCTCGGGCAGGCTCAGCGCCCACGAGTCCAGCTCCACGCCGGGCGCCCCGCCGCCGCCGACCACAGCGACGCCGGGCACCACCTCGGCCTTGCAGCCGTCCTCGCCGAGCCGGTCACGCAGCCGCTCCAGCCGCTGCCGCAGCCGAGCCGGGTCGGCGTGCAAGGCGTCCCGGGTGGGCGTGGACGGCGCGTACAGGGTGGCGGCGAGCGCGGCGAGGGTGAGCTTGTCCACTCGCAGCGCCCGCGCCAGCGGGTGGCGGCGCAGCCGGTGCACGAGGTCGGCGTCGCCGAGCAGCAGACCGGCCTGCGGGCCGCCGAGCAGCTTGTCGCCGCTGGCGGTGACCAGGTGCGCGCCCGCGCGCAGCGTGGTGGCCGCGTCCGGCTCGGCCGGCAGCAGCGGGTCCGGCGCGAGCAGCCCCGACCCGATGTCGGCCACCACGGGTACGCCCAGCGTGGCCAGCTCGGCCACCGGCACCGCCGAGGTGAACCCGGTGACCACGAAGTTCGACGGGTGCACCTTGAGCACGAACCCGGTGTGCTCGCCGATCGCGGCCTCGTAGTCGGCGCGCGTGGTGCGGTTCGTGGTGCCCACCTCGCGCAGCCGCGCGCCGGTGCTGGCCAGCAGGTCCGGCAGGCGGAACCCGTCGCCGATCTCGACCAGCTCGCCGCGGCTCACCACGATCTCCCGGCCGGCGGCCAGCGCGGTGGCGGCGAGCGCCAGGGCGGCGGCGCCGTTGTTCACCACGTGCACCGCCCCGGCGTCGGGCACCGCCGCGGCGAGCGCGTCGAGCGCCTCCCGGCCGCGCCGGGCCCGCCGCCCGGTCCGCAGGTCCAGTTCCACGTCGGTGTGCCCGGCGGCGGCGACCAGGGCGTCCACGGCGGACGGGGCGAGCGGCGCGCGGCCCAGGTTGGTGTGCAGCACGACGCCGGTGGCGTTGAGCACCGCGCGCGGCGTACGGCCGGGCAGGTCCGCCAGCGCCGCGTCGCGTACCCCCTCGGGGGTCAGCTCACCGCGGCGGGCGCGGTCCTGCGCGCGGACGATCGCGGCCTTGACCCGGTCGCGGCCGAGCGTGCCGGCGGCGGCGGCCAGCGCGGGATCGGCGAGCAGCGCGTCGGTGCGCGGCACCCGCCGTCGCGGGTCGACCTCACGCATCGGCGCACTCCCGGGAACGGTTTGGCGGAGACGGACGGGAATCGAACCCGCCTGGCCCGGATCCCGGACCACACCGGTTTTGAAGACCGGGAGGGGCACCAGCCGCCTGAACGCCTCCACGCAGAAGTCAACCACAGCGGACGGAGGGCCGCCCGGGGAGGTTCAGTCCTGCTCGGCGGCCCGCCGGTCGGCGCGTTCGCGCTGCGGCACCACCGTGTACCGCGGATCGCGCGCCGAGGCGACCCCGCCGTGGAAGATGCCGAACCGGGTGCACACCGAAGCGGCGATCAGCGCACCGCCGGACAGCGCGGACAGCACCCGGCTGCGGCGGCCGAGCAGCGCGCCCACGACACCGGCGGCGGTCAGCGCACGGCCCGCGCGCAGCAGCTTCCCGGGTGTGCCCTGCGTGTAGGGCTCGCTGAGCAGGCCGAGCCGGTTCTCCACCCGGTGCGAGCCCCACAGCTCCATCGCCGCGCCCGCGACCGCGAGGCGCCGCGCCGGACCGGCCTGCGCGCCGGGCGCGGCCACCAGCCCGACACCCGCGCCGCTGGCCAGCGCGCTGCCCGCGAAGATGGCCGGCAGTTCCGGGTACGCCTCGTGCCACGACGGCACCGCCGTGTCCGCCAGCAGCACCCCGGTGTACGTGGCCAGCGCCGGCGCGGTGACGGCGGCGACCAGGCCGGCGGCGTGCCCGGCCGGGGGCAGCAGCCGGCGGCCGAGCCCCAGCACGCCGCGCTCGGGCAGCAGCGGGGCCGCCTCGGCGATCGCCGCGACCCCAGCGGCCGGGCCGAACACGCTGAGGATCCACGTGCCCACCGACATCGGCGAGGTCACCTTCGCCACCCGCAGCATGTGGTGGAAGCGCGACGGCCGCCCCAGATCGTTCACCAGGAAGTACGTGCTGGCGCCGACCGCCGCGAGCGCGCTGACCCGGCCGGCGCGGCGCAGCGCCGGGCGGCCGGTGAGCTGCCCGCCCGCCGCGAGCAGCGACGAGCCGGCGGCGAGACCGCCGGTGAACAGGTACGCGGCGATGTCCCACCGCCACACCGGCGGCTTGAGGATGGGCCGGCCGTAGTAGGAGGTGAACTCGGCCGGCGGGACGTTGAGCTGCTCCCCACCGCCCTTGCCGCCCCTGCCCCGGCGTCGGCGCGGTGCCGCGTCGCGGGGCGGATGCGGCGCGAGGCCGGCGTCGCGGGAGCCCGCGTCGGTGCGGCCCACGCCGGGACCGGCCGCGGTGGCCCGGCTGCCGTTCTCCCGCTCGGCGGCGCCGCCGTCCTCCTGTTCGGCGGACAGGCGTTCGCGGAAGCGGCGGAACAGGTCACCGACCGGGCGGTCCGGGCTCACGACGATCCTCCGACGAACGCGGCGACGGTAGCCGCCGCCATGGCCAGGGCGGCGAACCCGGCCCGCTTCCACATCTTCGGCAGGTCCCGGGTGGTGACCACCGGGTCCGGCGGCAGCCCGTACACCTCCGGCTCGTCCAGCAGCAGGAAGAACGCGCCGTCGCCGCCGACACCGTCGGTCGGGTCGTGGCCGTACAGGCGCGCCTCCGGCACACCCCGCTCGTGCAACGCGGTGACCCGCTTGGCGGCCCGTTCCCGCAGCTCGTCGAGCGGCCCGTACTGGATCGACTCGGTCGGGCAGGCCTGCGCGCAGGCGGGCGTCATGCCCGCGCCGATCCGGTCGTAGCACAGCGTGCACTTCCACGCCCGGCCGTCGCCCTTGCGCTGGTCGATCACGCCGTACGGGCAGGCGGAGATGCAGTAGCCGCAGCCGTTGCAGATGTCCTCCTGCACCACCACCGTGCCGAACTCGGTGCGGAACAGCGAACCGGTCGGGCACACGTCCAGGCAGGCCGCGTGCGTGCAGTGCTTGCACACGTCGGACATCATCAGCCAGCGGAAGTCGGTGCGGCTCTCCGGGCCGGTGGCCCGCCCGGGCGGCTGGGCGCCGGGCATGCCGAGGAACTCCGGACCGGCGGCCATCCGCGCCGCCGCCTCCGGCTGCCCCGGCGGCAGGCCGGGATTCGTACCGGTGTCGGGAGCGGTGAGCGCGCCGGCCGCCGCTGACGCCGGGCTGGTCGCCGGGCCGGTCGGGTCACCGGCGAACGGCGGCGTGCGGTGCCCGGCCGGGCGGGGCTGCTCGATGAACGCGACGTGCCGCCACGAGTTCGCGGTCAGCGCGCCGGTGTTGTCGTACGACATGCCGAGCAGGTCGAAACCCGAGTCGGGGACGCCGTTCCACTCCTTGCAGGCCACCTCGCACGCCTTGCAGCCGATGCAGACGCTGGTGTCGGTGAAGAAGCCCATCCGCGGCGGCGCGTCGACCCAGCCCGCGTCCGGGG
It includes:
- the selA gene encoding L-seryl-tRNA(Sec) selenium transferase yields the protein MREVDPRRRVPRTDALLADPALAAAAGTLGRDRVKAAIVRAQDRARRGELTPEGVRDAALADLPGRTPRAVLNATGVVLHTNLGRAPLAPSAVDALVAAAGHTDVELDLRTGRRARRGREALDALAAAVPDAGAVHVVNNGAAALALAATALAAGREIVVSRGELVEIGDGFRLPDLLASTGARLREVGTTNRTTRADYEAAIGEHTGFVLKVHPSNFVVTGFTSAVPVAELATLGVPVVADIGSGLLAPDPLLPAEPDAATTLRAGAHLVTASGDKLLGGPQAGLLLGDADLVHRLRRHPLARALRVDKLTLAALAATLYAPSTPTRDALHADPARLRQRLERLRDRLGEDGCKAEVVPGVAVVGGGGAPGVELDSWALSLPERYAEPLRTGDPAILGRVLHGRLLLDLRAVPESADDRVRAAVLSVGD
- the nrfD gene encoding NrfD/PsrC family molybdoenzyme membrane anchor subunit, yielding MSPDRPVGDLFRRFRERLSAEQEDGGAAERENGSRATAAGPGVGRTDAGSRDAGLAPHPPRDAAPRRRRGRGGKGGGEQLNVPPAEFTSYYGRPILKPPVWRWDIAAYLFTGGLAAGSSLLAAGGQLTGRPALRRAGRVSALAAVGASTYFLVNDLGRPSRFHHMLRVAKVTSPMSVGTWILSVFGPAAGVAAIAEAAPLLPERGVLGLGRRLLPPAGHAAGLVAAVTAPALATYTGVLLADTAVPSWHEAYPELPAIFAGSALASGAGVGLVAAPGAQAGPARRLAVAGAAMELWGSHRVENRLGLLSEPYTQGTPGKLLRAGRALTAAGVVGALLGRRSRVLSALSGGALIAASVCTRFGIFHGGVASARDPRYTVVPQRERADRRAAEQD
- a CDS encoding 4Fe-4S dicluster domain-containing protein, whose translation is MPDANSLYGPLDPAPDAGWVDAPPRMGFFTDTSVCIGCKACEVACKEWNGVPDSGFDLLGMSYDNTGALTANSWRHVAFIEQPRPAGHRTPPFAGDPTGPATSPASAAAGALTAPDTGTNPGLPPGQPEAAARMAAGPEFLGMPGAQPPGRATGPESRTDFRWLMMSDVCKHCTHAACLDVCPTGSLFRTEFGTVVVQEDICNGCGYCISACPYGVIDQRKGDGRAWKCTLCYDRIGAGMTPACAQACPTESIQYGPLDELRERAAKRVTALHERGVPEARLYGHDPTDGVGGDGAFFLLLDEPEVYGLPPDPVVTTRDLPKMWKRAGFAALAMAAATVAAFVGGSS